Proteins encoded in a region of the Suncus etruscus isolate mSunEtr1 chromosome 1, mSunEtr1.pri.cur, whole genome shotgun sequence genome:
- the GSDMA gene encoding gasdermin-A, translated as MTLFENVTRALARQLNPRGDLTPLDSLIDFQRFHPFCLVLRKRKSTIFWGARYVRTDYTLLDVLEPGSSPSEPTDSGKFGFKNMLDARVEGDVDMPKTVKVKGTAGVSHSSTLEVQTLSVAPKSLETLQHERKLTADHPFLKEVRDRGENLYVVMEVVETVQEVTLEKAGKAEGVFSLPFFAPLGLQGSINHKESVTIPKGCILAFRVRQLMVKGKDKWDIPHIYNDNMQTFPPEDKSEEEKITLIQASDVGEAHEDFNTLQAEVQRECREVEKLSPAGKSSLLSSLSKLLGKKKELQDLEQTLEGALDKGHEVSLEALPKDVQLSKEALDAVLYFLGALTELSEVQQKLLVKSMEKKILPVQLKLVETTMKQNFHQDKEMVFPLKMELLSSLGEDELTLTEALVGLSGLEVQRSGPEYTWDPDALPHLCALYAGLSLLQLLTNSS; from the exons ATGACCTTGTTTGAAAATGTCACACGGGCTCTGGCCCGACAGCTGAACCCCCGAGGGGACCTGACACCCCTCGACAGTCTCATCGACTTCCAGCGCTTCCACCCCTTCTGCCTGGtgctgaggaagaggaagagcacGATCTTCTGGGGGGCCCGCTATGTCCGTACTGACTACACCCTCCTGGATGTGCTGGAGCCAGGCTCCTCGCCCTCAG AACCCACGGACTCTGGGAAATTTGGCTTTAAGAACATGCTGGATGCCCGAGTGGAGGGCGACGTGGACATGCCAAAGACAGTGAAGGTGAAAGGAACTGCAGGGGTGTCCCACAGCAGCACCCTGGAGGTGCAGACACTCAGCGTGGCCCCCAAATCCTTGGAAACCCTACAGCACGAGAG GAAGCTGACAGCTGATCACCCCTTCCTGAAGGAGGTGCGGGACCGAGGGGAGAACCTCTACGTGGTGATGGAGGTGGTGGAGACCGTGCAGGAGGTCACCCTGGAGAAAGCCGGCAAAGCAGAGGGTGTCTTCTCCCTCCCATTCTTCGCACCGCTGGGCTTACAG GGGTCCATAAACCACAAGGAGTCCGTCACCATCCCCAAGGGCTGCATCCTGGCCTTTCGAGTGAGGCAACTGATGGTTAAAGGCAAAGATAAATGGG ATATTCCACACATCTATAATGATAACATGCAAACCTTCCCACCCGAAG ATAAGTCAGAAGAGGAGAAGATCACCC ttATCCAGGCATCAGATGTGG GGGAAGCCCACGAGGACTTCAATACGCTACAAGCAGAGGTGCAGAGAGAATGTCGGGAAGTGGAGAAGCTGAGCCCAGCTGGAAAAAGCTCCCTGCTCAGCTCCCTCAGCAAACTGCTGGGGAAGAAGAAAGAGCTGCAGGACCTGGAGCAGACG CTCGAAGGGGCTCTAGACAAAGGGCATGAAGTGAGCCTGGAGGCACTCCCCAAAGATGTCCAGCTCTCCAAGGAGGCCTTGGACGCTGTCCTCTATTTCCTCGGCGCTCTAACAG AGCTTAGTGAAGTACAACAGAAGTTATTGGTCAAATCCATGGAGAAAAAGATCCTGCCTGTGCAGCTGAAGCTG GTGGAGACCACAATGAAACAGAATTTTCATCAGGACAAAGAGATGGTGTTCCCCCTGAAGATGGAGCTGCTATCCTCTCTGGGGGAAGATGAACTGACTCTGACAGAGGCCCTGGTGGGGCTAAGTGGCCTGGAAGTGCAGAGATCAGGCCCTGAGTACACATGGGACCCAGACGCCCTTCCACACCTTTGTGCCCTTTACGCAGGCCTCTCTCTCCTACAATTGCTGACCAATAGTTCCTAA
- the PSMD3 gene encoding 26S proteasome non-ATPase regulatory subunit 3 produces the protein MKQEGSARRRGADKSKPPPGGGEQEPPPPPAPQDVEMKEEAAPGVPSAREADGKAATAAAEHSQRELDTVTLEDIKEHVKQLEKAVSGKEPRFVLRALRMLPSTSRRLNHYVLYKAVHGFFTSNNATRDFLLPFLEEPMDTEADLQFRPRTGKAASTPLLPEVEAYLQLLVVIFLMNSKRYKEAQKVSDDLMQKISAQNRRALDLVAAKCYYYHARVYEFLDKLDVVRSFLHARLRTATLRHDADGQATLLNLLLRNYLHYSLYDQAEKLVSKSVFPEQANNNEWARYLYYTGRIKAIQLEYSEARRTMTNALRKAPQHTAVGFKQTVHKLLIVVELLLGEIPDRLQFRQPSLKRSLMPYFLLTQAVRTGNLAKFNQVLDQFGEKFQADGTYTLIIRLRHNVIKTGVRMISLSYSRISLADIAQKLQLDSPEDAEFIVAKAIRDGVIEASINHEKGYVQSKEMTDIYSTREPQLAFHQRISFCLDIHNMSVKAMRFPPKSYNKDLESAEERREREQQDLEFAKEMAEDDDDSFP, from the exons ATGAAACAGGAGGGCTCGGCGCGGCGCCGCGGCGCGGACAAGTCGAAGCCGCCACCCGGCGGAGGGGAACaggagccgccgccgcccccggccCCCCAGGACGTGGAGATGAAAGAGGAGGCCGCCCCGGGGGTCCCCTCCGCCCGGGAGGCGGACGGCAAGGCGGCCACGGCGGCGGCCGAGCACTCCCAGCGCGAGTTGGACACCGTCACCTTGGAGG ACATCAAGGAGCATGTGAAACAGCTGGAGAAGGCCGTGTCCGGCAAGGAGCCCCGGTTTGTGCTTCGGGCCCTGCGGATGCTGCCCTCCACGTCCCGCCGCCTCAACCACTATGTCCTGTATAAGGCTGTCCACGGCTTCTTCACCTCCAATAATGCCACTCGAGACTTCTTGCTGCCCTTTCTAGAGGAG CCCATGGACACAGAAGCCGATTTACAGTTCCGTCCTCGAACAGGGAAAGCCGCATCCACGCCTCTCCTGCCTGAAGTGGAAGCGTATCTACAGCTCCTCGTCGTCATTTTCCTGATGAACAGCAAACGCTACAAAGAG GCCCAGAAGGTCTCCGATGACTTGATGCAGAAGATCAGCGCTCAGAACCGCCGGGCCCTGGACCTTGTGGCCGCCAAGTGTTACTATTACCACGCCCGAGTCTATGAGTTCCTAGACAAGCTGGATGTGGTGCGCAG CTTCCTGCACGCCAGGCTCCGGACAGCCACCTTACGGCACGACGCCGACGGCCAGGCCACCCTGCTGAACCTGCTGCTGCGAAACTACCTGCACTACAGCCTGTACGACCAGGCTGAGAAGCTGGTGTCCAAGTCCGTGTTTCCTGAGCAGGCCAACAACAATGAGTGGGCCCGGTACCTGTACTACACAG GGCGCATCAAAGCCATCCAGTTAGAGTACTCTGAGGCTCGGCGGACAATGACCAATGCCCTTCGCAAGGCTCCACAGCACACGGCCGTGGGCTTCAAACAGACG GTGCACAAGCTGCTTATCGTGGTGGAGCTGCTGCTGGGAGAGATCCCGGACCGGCTGCAGTTCCGGCAACCGTCGCTCAAGCGCTCACTCATGCCCTACTTCCTGCTGACCCAGG ctgTCAGGACAGGAAACCTCGCCAAGTTCAACCAAGTCCTGGATCAGTTTGGGGAGAAGTTTCAAGCAGATGGAACCTACACCTTAATCATCCGACTGCGGCACAATGTCATCAAGACAG GTGTACGCATGATCAGTCTCTCCTATTCCCGAATCTCCCTGGCTGACATCGCCCAGAAGCTGCAGCTGGACAGCCCAGAGGATGCTGAGTTCATTGTGGCTAAG GCAATCCGTGATGGGGTTATCGAGGCCAGCATCAACCATGAGAAGGGCTACGTGCAGTCCAAGGAAATGACAGACATCTACTCCACACGGGAGCCACAGCTCGCCTTCCACCAGCGCATCTCCTTCTGCCTGGACATCCACAACATGTCTGTCAAG GCCATGAGATTTCCTCCCAAATCGTACAACAAGGACTTGGAGTCCGCGGAG GAGCGACGGGAGCGGGAGCAGCAGGACCTGGAGTTTGCCAAGGAGATGGCGGAAGACGACGATGACAGCTTTCCTTGA